A window from Argopecten irradians isolate NY chromosome 3, Ai_NY, whole genome shotgun sequence encodes these proteins:
- the LOC138319776 gene encoding mucin-22-like — translation MFRYHSLEPIKLRYHSLEPVKLRYHSLEPVKLRYHSLEPVILKYHSLGPVVLVYHSLEPVKLRYHSLEPVILRYHSLGPVKLRHTTVLNQPYSDTTVWSQSNSDTTVWSQSNSDTTVWSQSNSYTTVWSQSNSDTTVDTTVWSQSNSDTTVWSQSNSDTTVWSQPNSDTTVWSQSNSDTTVWSQSNSDTTVWSQSYSYTTVWSQSNLDTTVWSQSNSYTTVWSQSNSDTTVWSQSNSDTTVWSQSNSDTTVWSQSNSYTTVWSQSNSDTTVWGQSNSDIPQSGANHNQTYQSLDQIKLRYHSLEPVKLRYHSLEPVKLVYHSLEPVKLRYHSLEPVILRYHSLGPVKLRHTTVLNQSYSDTTVWSQS, via the coding sequence ATGTTCAGATACCACAGTCTGGAGCCAATCAAACTCAGATACCACAGTTTGGAGCCAGTCAAACTCAGATACCACAGTCTGGAGCCAGTCAAACTCAGGTACCACAGTCTAGAGCCAGTTATACTCAAATACCACAGTCTGGGGCCAGTCGTACTCGTATACCACAGTCTGGAGCCAGTCAAACTCAGGTACCACAGTCTAGAGCCAGTTATACTCAGATACCACAGTCTGGGGCCAGTCAAACTCAGACATACTACAGTCTTGAACCAGCCATATTCGGATACCACAGTCTGGAGCCAATCAAACTCAGATACCACAGTTTGGAGCCAGTCAAACTCAGATACCACAGTTTGGAGCCAGTCAAACTCGTATACCACAGTCTGGAGCCAGTCAAACTCAGATACCACAGTTGATACCACAGTTTGGAGCCAGTCAAACTCAGATACCACAGTCTGGAGCCAATCAAACTCAGATACAACAGTTTGGAGCCAGCCAAACTCAGATACCACAGTCTGGAGCCAATCAAACTCAGATACCACAGTTTGGAGCCAGTCAAACTCAGATACCACAGTCTGGAGCCAGTCGTACTCGTATACCACAGTCTGGAGCCAGTCAAACTTAGATACCACAGTCTGGAGCCAGTCAAACTCATATACCACAGTCTGGAGCCAGTCAAACTCAGATACCACTGTCTGGAGCCAGTCAAACTCAGATACCACAGTCTGGAGCCAGTCAAACTCAGATACCACAGTTTGGAGCCAGTCAAACTCGTATACCACAGTCTGGAGCCAGTCAAACTCAGATACCACAGTCTGGGGCCAGTCAAACTCAGACATACCACAGTCTGGAGCCAATCATAATCAGACATACCAAAGTCTGGACCAAATAAAACTCAGATACCACAGTTTGGAGCCAGTCAAACTCAGATACCACAGTTTGGAGCCAGTCAAACTCGTATACCACAGTCTGGAGCCAGTCAAACTCAGATACCACAGTCTAGAGCCAGTTATACTCAGATACCACAGTCTGGGGCCAGTCAAACTCAGACATACTACAGTCTTGAACCAGTCATATTCAGATACCACAGTCTGGAGCCAATCATAA